The following nucleotide sequence is from Osmia lignaria lignaria isolate PbOS001 chromosome 16, iyOsmLign1, whole genome shotgun sequence.
tatattgtatttaaacGTTCATTGCATAGTATACTGAATTTTGCGCATGAGTTGGTAAAGAATTGTGTCCGATGTAAGAATTAGACGCGAGTAAAATTCCAGATTGTGGTACATCATGGCCGGATACGCTAGCCGCTCCTTCTGGAACACCACGCTCCATTTCCGTATAAGGATCTAtaagttgttgttgttgttgttgttgttgtaatTTTGAAGGTGAACAAGGTATCTGCAAGGACGACGAGGATGAGCAAGAAgaggcagaagaagaagaagagaaggagtAAGATAAAGAGGAGGAAGCTGACGATGACGAGGATGAAGTCGAAGATGAAGAGGAcgacgaggaagaggaagatGAGGAACAAGCGGAACTAGCGATGGTAGagacggtggtggtggtggtggtggcgatgATGGCGGTGGTAGAAGTAGCGACATTACCAGAAGTTGATTGAACGATCCCAGTACGAGGAACAGTATCGAAATTGGCAGCATGCGTAGAAGATTCGGACACATGATTTGGAAGTACGAAGGTGGACAAAGTTTGTTGAGGCGCTACAGCTACAGTCACTGTTGGTAAAGGAGAGAAGGATGACGATAAAGACGAAGAGCACGATGCCGTAGATGGTAATGAGGTAGAAGTAGAAGATGATAAAAACGTCTGAGCCGATTGTAATTCGGTCGCAGGGGTGAGAACTGCACGATCCAAATGTACCTGATAAAAACGGTAAGAACTTTCGCTGGTTGTCGTTCCGTTACCAGTGAATGTGGCGCATCTCGACGGTGCGATTACAGTGTAAGAAGAGGATGATGGAGAAGATAAAGACGAAGAAGGTAGTTGTGCTGGTATCGTTGAAGGTAAACGATAAAACATAGGTTGATGATGATGTCGATGGTGTTGATTTTGATGCTGATACTCGTATTCATACTGTTGCTgatgctgttgttgttgctgatgttgctgatgctgatgctgatgctgatgctgatgctgatgttgaagctgatgctgatgctgatgctgatgctgatgctgatgctgatgctgatgTTGATGCTGATGTtgatgctgatgctgatgctgatgctgatgctgatgcGGATGTTGATGTTGATGCTGATGGTGATGAAAAGCAACACCGGAAATTCTAAAATCTTCTGGTTGTTGTTGATGATGGTGTAAATGAAGATGGAAAGTTTGTTGCGCAGGCTGCAAGGTAACAGGAGGATTGGCGGAAGAGATGGGAGTTGATCGAGAATCGAAAGATGAAAAGGAATCAAGGGGCATCGAATGAGCGAGCGAGTCGGAAGGTATCGAAGAAGTATGATTGTTTTGCGCGAAATTGGATGTCGGAGAAAAGGAACGATTTCCTACGTAATAATATCTTAGTTGGGGTATAGGAGGTGTAGATGGTAGAGTAGACGGTGATTGGGTTTGAGTTTGCGTTTGCATTTGTAATTGATCGTTTTTGCTCGATCGAGGGTATGGATATCGTTCGATGTGATTGGTATAGCTAGGAGACGGATGCGATGGTAAAATGCGCTGGATATTTTGATAGGTTGGATCAGACAAGCCGTTGTATGGAACAAAATACATAGTCCGATAACATTTGGTATTAGCTGGAAGTCCGGTATACACGGTCGGCACTACGTTACAATGATAATTGAAAGGGGGTGTCGTTGTCTGAGGTTCTCTTCGTCGACTTTTCTCGGGATAACTATTCGTGTATTCTCCTCTGTTATCGGTGACACTAGCGACAGTATCGATCTCTTCGGCTCCGACCGCGATGCCTCGTAAAGAAGTTCGAGCGTTTGCAGTATTTAACTGTTCTTGGAAATATTGTTGACTGTTCTTTTGTTCCTGATAAATACGGAACGCAGGTTCGTTGACCGGTAACCGAAGATGAGGTTGTCGCGTAAACGCATCGTCCGTGTAAGACTTACGTTCAAGCGAGTTTTGGGCAGTCACGTTCGTATTTTCCACGATAGTTTGATAAATGTTATCAATCTGTTTTTGCATCGTATTTATTCGACTAATCGTATTGGCGTCTCGTTCGTTGGCAAGCAAAGTACCAGCGAACGAATTTGAAGTAGGATCGTCGATCGTTTCGTCGTACAATGCGATCCGACTATCGATTTTGATAGTATTGTTTTCATAATAAGCTGGTACCGAAGGATGGAAGTTCGTTCTTGGAACGTTTGTGCTACCATCGTTATTCAGAGACGATCGATGAAACGGTTCGTTGGTAGCGTTCGCTGTTCGTCGTTGTTGTTTAATACCTGTTACCGATGGCCTGCGATTAAATCCATAATCGTTCaattcatcgtcatcgtcatcgtcgtcgtcgtcgtcgtcgtcgtcgtcgtcatcgtcgtcgtcgtggtcgtcgtcgtcgtcatcggcATTATTTTTCTCGTTGTCTTCATGGTCGCGAACACGCTCGTCGTCGTTGTCATTGCGATCGTCGTTGTTGTCAAGACTAGTAGCTGTAATATCATTGGTATAACAACGACCGATGCCAATACGTTGTTGTAACTCGGCGCGATTTTTCTTACCGTTGTTGTCAAGATCGCGATCGTGGCCAATATTTTCACGATACGTAAGTCCAATAACTTCGTTCTTACCATCGATATTCTTCTTCtcgatgattttgttgtcagcAACGTAACTGTTTCTACCATTGATCGaaagctgctgctgctgctgctgctggtaTTGATCATCATTGTACCGACGCTTTATTCTTTCGGTTCTAAATCTGTCTTGTTCCACGAATGCGAGTAATTCGTCGGTCGTATTATCATCCCCTATATCCGGTCTATCGATAATCATTGGTGTACCCCTGGTAACATCTGGCGGACCTATATTATAATTGCTATCGTCTCGGTGCAAATTCGTCTGCATATTGTCGAAATTGTAAATCGATACCGCTGCCGCGGTAGCCGCATTGTATGCATCACCTGTTGAAGCACCATTTTCGGTAACCACCATCCTCGAATTATGTCGGTAATAATCGTCTTGGGTATCTGTACTATTGACGGTTACGCAAGATAATGGCGCCAAGCTGGCTAGAAATTGCTTACGTACATCGGAATTGTTTGTTTTTATCGAGGTTTTCGTTTGTTGGTAATCTTTCCCGCCAATACTGTTACTTTTCCCACTGTTTCCTAAACCAAGATCCGGCATATTCGACTGTATATTCTTCTTGTGCACAAACAATTCGGTCAGCTTTTTATAAGTCGATTGATTATGCAAATGATCTGCAACGGTACTGGTACCGGTCGATGAGATTTGCTTGTAATAATTGGAGCTTGTAACAGCTGCCGTTGTCGCGGTGGTCGTGATCGTTGCCGTTGACG
It contains:
- the LOC117600684 gene encoding uncharacterized protein LOC117600684, with amino-acid sequence MKEHGSKLPAEQPAKILKSLLKKPGQSKSRSHKNRVVINEKLNEFFAADYIILIKEECCADDYEEDCDCCCQEHELIRLGNCKECRAEFNLHFGVANNGRYHDVERDDEIIRENAVQTEQISNDEEFGCVQLHLEDEEEEQEGYEIETEGDDDEIEDDGPVVAEYLLDEGSGENDQVTETIEVRKGHADQLEEGKVEEANGKEKFGKDSEASEVAVEVENLTETNVRGRKKRERIDNEIAESDVYETNTPVETTITAISSLLPPSTPQSSPPPSPSPPPAPPPPAPPPPPPPPPPPPPPPASPLLDRPSSPLARQDHQQETLSPPEGYKDIYSNENLSNVVECCLQSSLDYLHCQNTTDRNVDQELISVNNETKTNHEEKKVQRTNEQQLQRSATTIESRHRYLVETITMTTVTERRIVREISEEEGKERMVVRSQDVVEPQDERKYSVAEATTIERTMDQQNTMDDNDSSEYIVRKGEIRRQINSLVADDRSTRHMVSRKTSVTGGTEQDTSSDAKQLSLVFKLANSSLAGNNSLKPNSAVRQLFPNPKFVSPPPAPPAKSISSTNSIDDPVNALGLFSNADSLRLFDGAKPTLISDNQKYSSSDESNPLRRTIERNTLRRSLLDKYRSNSRKKSLTSKNLSLEERIRQLTCVDQENDEDISQRSSHAENTNSTMNMKVNDELLTRVAPSGQEDTRTVSTRPFLIRNTTIDASTPTSVLSASAVHVDTRFDTLTAVTTTTTTTLTSNSSMSMMTTTPTTVTAAAMSTSTSTSTSTSTSMSMSTSTSTATITTTATTAAVTSSNYYKQISSTGTSTVADHLHNQSTYKKLTELFVHKKNIQSNMPDLGLGNSGKSNSIGGKDYQQTKTSIKTNNSDVRKQFLASLAPLSCVTVNSTDTQDDYYRHNSRMVVTENGASTGDAYNAATAAAVSIYNFDNMQTNLHRDDSNYNIGPPDVTRGTPMIIDRPDIGDDNTTDELLAFVEQDRFRTERIKRRYNDDQYQQQQQQQLSINGRNSYVADNKIIEKKNIDGKNEVIGLTYRENIGHDRDLDNNGKKNRAELQQRIGIGRCYTNDITATSLDNNDDRNDNDDERVRDHEDNEKNNADDDDDDHDDDDDDDDDDDDDDDDDDDELNDYGFNRRPSVTGIKQQRRTANATNEPFHRSSLNNDGSTNVPRTNFHPSVPAYYENNTIKIDSRIALYDETIDDPTSNSFAGTLLANERDANTISRINTMQKQIDNIYQTIVENTNVTAQNSLERKSYTDDAFTRQPHLRLPVNEPAFRIYQEQKNSQQYFQEQLNTANARTSLRGIAVGAEEIDTVASVTDNRGEYTNSYPEKSRRREPQTTTPPFNYHCNVVPTVYTGLPANTKCYRTMYFVPYNGLSDPTYQNIQRILPSHPSPSYTNHIERYPYPRSSKNDQLQMQTQTQTQSPSTLPSTPPIPQLRYYYVGNRSFSPTSNFAQNNHTSSIPSDSLAHSMPLDSFSSFDSRSTPISSANPPVTLQPAQQTFHLHLHHHQQQPEDFRISGVAFHHHQHQHQHPHQHQHQHQHQHQHQHQHQHQHQHQHQHQHQHQLQHQHQHQHQHQHQQHQQQQQHQQQYEYEYQHQNQHHRHHHQPMFYRLPSTIPAQLPSSSLSSPSSSSYTVIAPSRCATFTGNGTTTSESSYRFYQVHLDRAVLTPATELQSAQTFLSSSTSTSLPSTASCSSSLSSSFSPLPTVTVAVAPQQTLSTFVLPNHVSESSTHAANFDTVPRTGIVQSTSGNVATSTTAIIATTTTTTVSTIASSACSSSSSSSSSSSSSTSSSSSSASSSLSYSFSSSSSASSCSSSSSLQIPCSPSKLQQQQQQQQLIDPYTEMERGVPEGAASVSGHDVPQSGILLASNSYIGHNSLPTHAQNSVYYAMNV